Within Halobacterium zhouii, the genomic segment ACCTGGACATCGTCGGCGTCGCGGACACGCACGCCCACGCCGACCACGTCTCCGGCGCGCGCCGCCTCGCCGGCGAACTCGACGTCCCGTACTACCTCCACGGCGAGGACACCGGCGAACTCGAGGAAGTCAGCGAAATCGCCGACGGCGACACTATCCCGGTCGGTGACCGCGAACTCGAGGTCATCCACACGCCCGGCCACACGCCAGGCAGCGTCTCCTTCGCGTTCGAGGACGCGCTGCTCTCTGGGGACACGCTGTTCCTCCGGAGCGTCGGCCGCCCCGACCTCGAGGACAGCAGCGAGGACGCCGTCCGCGAGGCTGCGAGCCGACTGTTCGACAGCCTCGACGACCTCGTCGACCGCGACGACGACACCGTCGTTCTCCCCGGACACTTCAGCGACGAGACGGCACGCCCGCTCGCGACAGACCTCGGCGACCTGACAGCGGAGTCGACGAACGAACTCCTGAGCTACGTCGAGGACGGTGACGAATCGGCGTTCGTCGAAACCATCGTCGAAAGCCTGGCCGACGAACCCGCGAACTACAACGAGATCAAGCAGATCAACTGGGGCAAAGAACAGCCCGGCAGCGACGTCGAGGCGCTCGAACTCGGTCCCAACAACTGCGCCGCGAACTAACGCCGTTCCAGTTTCTTCGCACCTATGTCTTACTCACAGGGAATCAGGCGCAACTGGCGGCAGTTCGCACTCCAGTTGCTGACCGTGTTCGCAGTCGGGCTCACCATCGGCGCCGAGCGGAACGTCGTGCCGGTGCTCGGCCGGGACGTCCTCGGCGTCGAGTCCGTGCTCGTCATCGCCTCGTTCGTCGTGAGCTTCGGCTTCGTGAAGGCGCTACTCAACCTCTACGGTGGGAAGTGGTCGGAAACCTACGGTCGGAAGCCCATCCTCGTCGCCGGGTGGCTGGTCGCGTTGCCGATTCCAGTGATCCTCGTGCTCGCGCCGAACTGGTGGTGGATCGTCGCCGGAAACGTGCTCCTCGGCGTCAACCAGGGACTGGCGTGGAGCATGAGCGTGAACGCGAAAATCGACCTCGCGGGGAGCGACGCGCGAGGATTCGCAGTCGGACTGGACGAGGCGTTCGGCTACGGCGGCGTCGCCGTCGGCACCTGGGTCACGGGCGTCATCGCGGCGCAGTACGGTCTCCGTCCCGAACCGTTCTACTTCCTCGCGGCCGTCATCGTGCTCGCGCTCGTCGCCGCCGTGCTGTTCGTAGACGAGACGCTGCCGTACGCGCGAGCGGAGGCCGACGAGCAGGCCGATAGCGAGGACGCCGACTTGCCGTTCGCCGAAGTCCTGAAGCGCGCGACCTACGGCGACCGCACGCTGTTCGCGGCGGCCCAGGCTGGTAGCGTCGAGAAGTTCGTGGATGCGCTGGTCTGGATTGCGTACCCGCTGTACCTCACGGCCGCCGGCCTCTCGCTCGCACAGGTCGGCGTCGTCGTCGGCGTCTACGGCGGCGTCTGGGGTGTCCTGCAGTTGTACACGGGTCGCCTCGCCGACCAAGTCGGCCGGCGACCGCCGGTCGTCGCGGGGATGTTCGTCGCGGGCGCAGGCGTGCTCCTGACAGTGCTCGTCCAGGGCTACTGGCTGTGGATCGGCACGGCGGCCGTGACGGGCACCGGGATGGCGCTGCTCTACCCGAACCTCATCACGGTCGTCGGGGACGCCGCACATCCGTCGTGGCGGGCGACCGGTCTCGGCGTGTACCGGATGTGGCGCGACGCCGGCTACGGTTTCGGTGCAATCGTCATCGGCGTGACCGCCGACCTGGTGTCGACGACCGCCGCGTTCTACGTCGTGGCGGCGGCGATGTTCGCGTCGGGCCTCGTCACGCTCGCCTGGATGCGCGAGACCCACCCGGACCGCGAGGCGGCCCGCGGCGAACACGGCACCGTCGACGCGGTGGACGCCGACTAACCACTCGAGGCACAGCACCGCTTTCCGGTACCGGGACACCGTGTCGTGCTGGTTGGACTGGAATACTGGCGGGTCTTACTGGATTAGAATACTGGCAAGTATTATTGGGTAGGAATCCCAGCAGGCTCTGCACCAGGCGGAATACCGTGAGTTATATTACTCCCAACGATTATTACCGATTATCAGATGACGGCGAACCACGACACCATCCCCACGACGCACATCGGCAGTCTACCTCGACCGCCGGAACTGCTCGACCTCCTCGAGAAACAACAGGACGGAGTGGACGTAGACCAGGACGACTGGGACGCGACCGTCGCGGAGGCCACCCGGGACGTCGTCGAACGTCAGGCTGAGGCCGGCATCGACGTCGCGAACAACGGCGAGCAGTCCAGGGTCTCGTTCAACTGGTACGTCGCGGACCGCCTCAGCGGCATCGACGGCAAGCGCGAGCAGGAGCTCTGGGCCGACCTCCAGGAGTTCCCGGACTACGCCGAGGAGACGTTCAAAACGGACGTCATCGACCTCTCGATGCAACCAGTCATCACCGGTCCCGTCGAGTACACCGGCCACGACGAGGCTGAAGCCGAACTCGCGGAGTTCCGGGACGCCCTCTCCGCTGCCGACGCCGACTTCCAGGACACGTTCGTGACCTCGGCCTCTCCCAGCGTCGTCACCGCGACGCACGTCGACGAGCACTACGGCGACTACGAGGAGTTCCTGTTCGCGGTCGCGGACGCGATGGCCGAGGAGTACGAACTCGTCGCGGAGACCGGCGCGACCCTCCAGATCGACGCTCCGGAACTGCTCACTGTCGGCCACACGGCGGCGTACGCGGACGAACCCCTGGAGGCGGTCGAGGCGGCGACGCGCCTCCACGTCGAGGCGCTCAACGAGGCGCTGTCGAACGTCCCCGCAGATCAGGTCCGACTCCACACCTGCTGGGGGAGCTACGAGGGCCCTCACCACCTCGACACGGGCCTGGCCGAGTTGCTCCCGGAGGTCTACGAGGCCGACATCACCGGACTCAGCGTCGAGCAGGCCAACCCCCGCCACCAGCACGAGTACCGCGCGTTCGACGAGCACCCGGTTCCCGACGGCTGGACGCTGATTCCTGGCGTCGTGGACGTGAAGACGAACATCATCGACCACCCCGAGACCATCGCTGACCGCCTGGAGCGGGTTGCCGACGCAGTCGACGACGCGACGCCGCTGGTCGCCGCGCCCGACTGCGGGTTCGGTACGCAGGCCGGCCTCGGGATGGTGGACCCCGAGATCGCGTGGGCGAAACTCGAGGCGCTCGACGAGGGGGCCGAACTAGCGGCCGACCGCATCTACTGACGGTCGGTGCGTTGCCGACGGTCAGCAGTCGGCGTCCCTAGATGGGGTAGTCGCGGTGGTCGTGCTGGATCGAGATCCACTTCGTCTCCGTGACCTCGTGGAGGAACGCGTCGCTGTTGTACGTTCCCATGCCGGAGTCGCCGGTGCCGCTGAACGGGACGTGAGCTTCGTCGTTGATCGGTTGGTCGTTGATATGGACGTTCCCTGTCTCCATGCGGTCGGCGATGTCTTTCGCGACCTCGAGGTCGCCGGCGTGGACCGCGCCCGAGAGCCCGTACTCCGTGTCGTTGGCGATCTCGACGGCCTCGTCGACGTCCGAGAACGGAATGACGGGAGCGATGGGGCCGAAGTGCTCGTTGCACGCCGCGGACATGTCGTTGGTGACGTCCGAGAGCACGGTGGGTTCGACGAGCAGGGAGTCCTCGACGCCCTCCATCTGGACGGTCCCGCCGCCGGTTTCGAGGGTGGCGCCGGCGTCGACGGTCTCCTCGACGAACTCGAGCATCTGGTCGCGCTGGGACTCGTCGATGATCGGGGCGATCACGGTGTCCTCGTCGTGGGCGCTCCCGGTCTGCAGGGCCTCTGCGCGCTCGGTGAGTCGCTCGACGTACTCGTCGTAGACGTCCTCGTGGACGACGTGCCGGTTGATGGAGATACACACCTGGCCCTGGTGGACGAACGACCCGAAGGTCGCGGCGTCGATGGCCCGGTCGAGGTCGGCGTCGTCGGTCACCACGAACGCGTTGTTTCCGCCGAGTTCCATCGCGGGGATGGCGAGGTTCTCGCCCGCGAGTCCCGCGACGTGCTGGCCGACCGACGTCGACCCCGTGAACGAGACGACGTCGCTCTCGGGGTGGCCGGCGACGCGGTCACCGATGTCTGACCCCTTCCCGGTGACGACGTTGATGACGCCGTCCGGGAGGTCGGTCTCCTCGAACAGTTTCGCGAACAGCAGGCCACCCGTGATGGGGGAGTTCGTGGACGGCTTGAGGACGACGCTGTTCCCGGCGGCGATGGCCGGCGCGACCGCCCGCATCGAGAGGTTCAGCGGGAAGTTCCACGGCGAGATGACGGTGACGACGCCCTTCGGCTCGCGCTGGACGAGGTTCTCCTTGCCGGGGATGTTCGAGTCGGCGTGCTCGCCTTTCATCCGGCGCGGGAGCGTCGCCGCCTCGCTGGCGTGGTCGGAGGCGATCTGGATGGACGTCTCGCCCATCAGCGGCGACCCGCCGACCTCGTGGGCGAGCAGGTCGACGATCTCCTCGCTGTGCGCGTCGAGTGCCTGCAGGAACTGCTGGACGACGGCCTGTCGATGCGCGGGCGGCGTCTCCGCCCACTCCTCCTGTGCGTCCGCGGCCGCCTCGTAGGCGGCGTCGACGTCCGCGTTCGTCCCCGCTGGAACGTCAACGACGGTCTCGCGAGTCGAGGGGTCCTCGACGGCCAGGGTGTCTCCGCTCTCGCTGGCCGTCCACTCGCCGTCGATGTGGAGCGCGTTCCAGTCGGCGTCGATCGAGAAATCACTGGGCATTGCGGTTTACCAGATGGTACACGACCGGAAAAGGGAGAAGGTCCCAGAGAGCGCCACCGGTTCGTGCCCCCTCGATGCGACCGTTGCCTCCGTCTAAGCCGCCTGCCAACCCGGGCCGCTCTCCCCTTCCAACACGCTTTACCGTCCGGTAAACGAACGGCGGCGTATGGACCAGTCCGAGACCGGCGCGGAGGGGCCGCTGCCCGGTGAGGCCGTCCGCCACGGCACGGGCGTGAACTCGAACCGCGCGTTCCCGACGAACAACCACCCGAGCAACCTCGACCCGTTCGTGCTGTTCGAGCGGTTCTACATCGACCCCAACGAGGGGTTCCCGATGCACCCCCACCGCGGCTTCGAGATCGTCTCGTACATGGTCGAGGGCGGGATGGCCCACGAGGACTCCCTCGGCGTCACGAACACCGCAACCGAAGGCGACGCGATGCGCATCACGACCGGAAGCGGCATCCGGCATTCGGAGTTCCCCGCCGACGGACAGGGATGCAACGGTCTCCAGCTCTGGGTGAACCTCCCCCAGGCTGAGAAGGACGCCGACCCCGACTACGTCGACGCGACGGCCGCCGACCTCCCGACGGAACAGGTGGACGGCGCGACGGTGACGACGGTGGTCGGCGGCGGGTCACCACTCGAGTTGCACACGCCGATGGAGTACCTCGACGTCGAGGTGACCGGCTCGTGGACGTGGTCGGTGCCCGACGACTGGTCGGGGTTCCTCTACGGCGTCTCCGGCGACGGTACAGTCGACGGCGCGGCGTTCACCGAGGGCGACGTGCTGCCCGTCACCGACGCCAGAGGCGTCGAACTCGAGACCGAGGACTCACTCCGGGTGGTCGCCGTGTCGGGGCGTCCACACGGCGAACCCATCGAGCAGCGCGGTCCGTTCGTGTTCTGACCCGCACTCGACCCGGCACGACCCGCGTCCGACGACCACTCCGACCTTAGTTTACCAGTCGGTAAAATTTTACCACGGGCGGGAGTAGCCGACACTGGCAGTGAGGTGCTGCCGGAGTCGTGGACGGATTCGCGTCGCCGTTCTCACACTCAGGTATTCGACCGGCATCCGTCTACGCTCCTCGAACCGACGACCAGAGCGCGCTCGATCTGTTCTATCGCCTACCCGCCCGCAGGTCCTGGCTCGGTCGAACTCCTCAGCGGCTATCAGATCTCTGCGCAGGTTGGTAGGCAGAGGCCACACGGAGACAAGAACTATGCTCTGGTCGTTCGTACCTCACGTCATGGCGGATGGCCCCGACAAGCGAAATCCGCTCGCGCCCTACTTTCCGAGTGACACGCCTCGAGTCCCCACTCTTGGGCAGTCCAGAGGCGCGCTCGCCCTGTTACTCATCTTCGCTTTTAGCCTTCTTCTCTTCATCGTCTTCTGGGGGACCGCCCTCCTGTAGGAACGAAGGAGACTGTCAATTCGTCGGATACAGCGAATCGAGAACGAACTCGTCGATGGCCTCCCGGGCCTCCGCCGGGGCGTCCTCGTGACCGAGCGAGAGTCGTCGCTCGCGAGCCGCGTGAATCACGTCCGTGATTAGTTGCCCGAGCAACTCGGCGTCCACGTCCCGGAATTCGCCCTGCTCGATGCCGTCCTCGACGACGTCCACGATGCTCCCCCGCAGACGGTCGTAGTGCTCGTCGAACAGCTCCCGGTGTTCGTCGTCGTTCTGGGCGTACGCGTACAGTTCGTGGTACACCTTCATGCGGTCCCAGTGCGTGAACTCGTCGAACCCGGGGCCGAACAGACACTGGTCGATGCGGGCGTCGAGTTCCGCGCGCGGCCTGCCGGCCGCCTCGACCTCGACGCTCCCCTCGTACTGGTCGATGACGTACTCCAGGAACGAGGACAGCAGGTCGTACTTGCCGTCGAAGTGGTAGTGGATGAGCTGACGGGACAGCTCCATCTCCTCGCCGATGTCCCGCACCCGCAGGTCCGTGTACCCGTGCTCGCTCAGCGCGCGGAAGGTGGCCTCCATGATGGCCTGGCGAGTGTCCTTCGAGTCGGCCGTCCCCTCCGAGTCACTCATTAGTGGATTCTCGGGCCAGCGGACACATATCGTTTCTCCATCCGAGTATCGCCCACGGACCGCGATGACACCGCCGTCACCGCGGCGTGAGGTCCAGGGCGTCCGCGAGCAGTTCGTGAGAGCGCAGCGTGTCCTCGTGGTCGGCCAACTGGCTCTGGATCACGACCTCCTCGACGCCGGTCTGGTCGGTCATCTGGTCGAGTTGCTCGCGGACGGTTTCCGGACTCCCGGAGACCGCACGCGGCCACTCCCCCGGCTCGATGGGCATCGGCGTCGGGTCAGGGACGCCCCCGAGCACGTCGATGGCGTCCTCGACGGAGTGGAGGGGTAACTGGTCGACGCGTCCGCTCCGGAGCAACTCGTGGGAGGCTTCCGCCGTCGCGCGCAACCGCGCGGCCTCCTCGTCGGTGGGCGCGCACGTCACGTTCACGGCTATCGCGCCACGGGGCTCCTCGGGGCCGGCGCCGAACGACGACGGCTCGAAGTTCTCCCGGTACGTCTCGAAGGCCTCCACTGCCGGCCCGGGCCGGATGAACGCCGCGAAACAGTACCGGAGCCCGAGTTCGCCCGCGATGGCGGCGCTCGAGGGACTCGAACCGAGCACCCACACGTCCGGAATCGTCTCCGCGGCGCGCGCTAACTGGAGGTCGCTGAACGGATGGTCAGCCTCGAAGCCGTCGTAGAGGTGGGCGGCGACCTCGTGGATCTTCTCGGCGTGGTCGTCGGTGCCGCGGCGCTGCTGGCTGCGGTCCTGCTGTAACGCGAGGTCGCTCGCCGGACTCCCGGTCGCGCGTCCGACCCCGAGGTCGATGCGGCCCGGCGCGAGCGCGTCCAGCACGCTGAACGTCTCCGCGACCTTGTACGGGCTATAGTGGTTGAGCAGTACGGTCCCCGACCCGACGCGGATGTCCTCGGTCTTCGCGGCGACGTGGGAGATCAGCGCCTCCGGCGTCGTGCTCGCGACGGAGTCGGTGAAGTCGTGGTGTTCGGCCACCCAGAACCGCGAGTACCCGAGGTCCTCGGCGTGCTGGGCGCGCTCGACGGTGCGCTCGAACGCCTCGGTCGCACTGCCGTCAGCGGGCATCGGCGCGAGGTCGACGATGGATGCGTCCACGACCACGCGTAGGGCGACCTGCGGCAAAACGCGTCCGGATGCGGCAGGCCACTCGCTCGGACGCCGGAGTCAGCGCGTCGTCCGCGTTAACCCCCGGACGCGGCGTCCGACCGGCACGAGGACTGACGGCCTTCCAGCGACTGACGACCTTCCAGCGACTGACGGCCTTCCAGCGACTGACGACCTTCCAGGCGCCCGGGTCGACGTGGTAGTTGGTGGCGTCCGCCGGTGTCACAGGCGTTCGACTCGTCCGCCGGTGTCACCAGTCCCTGTGCTGCGTGCGCCGTCCTCGCTCCTCGAACCGCGTGCCACCGTCGGCACCGGCCGGACGCCGGCCGCGGGTCTGCGCGCCGCCGGACTGCGTGTCGCCGGTCTGCGCGCCACCAGACTGTGTGCCGGCACCACGTGTGCCACTCGACTGTGCGCTGCCCATCCGCGAATCGCCCATCGGCGTGTCGCCGGTCTGTCCACCACTCGGCCGGTTACCGCCAACTCCCGTCTCCCCGCCGGTCGCGGACACCTGCCCCTCGACGGCCGTCTGGAGGTGGGACTCCAGGAAGTAGAGGTACTTGTCCACCTCCCTGGAGAGTTCGGTGAACAGGTCGGCGGTGTCCTCGTCGCCGAACCCCGCCGTGTCGTCTATGTGCCGGCGGAGCGCGTTCGCGTGCTGGGCGACGTGGTCGGTCAGCCATTCGAGGTACTCGCCCTCGTCGACTGCGTTCGCCGGCGGCTCAGGGATGTGGCTCTCTCGGGCAGCCATCCGCGTCGTTCCCATCGCCTGGCCGCCGAGCGCGGTGGCGCGCTCGGCCAGCAGGTCGACGTGCTCGGAGAGCGTCTCCGCGAGTTCGTCGAACAGCAGGTGGAGCTGGTAGAAGTCCAGTCCCTTCACGTTCCAGTGCGCGAACTTGGCCTGGGACTGCAGGTCGGTGGTCGCCGCGAGCGCCCGGTTCAACGTCTGTATCACGGCCACCCGGCTCTCCTCGGGGAGGTCGACTGCGGTCCAGTAGAGATTCGTCTGCGTGCTCTGCCCGGCGTGCTGTTGGTGGTGTGTCATCGTGCTCCCTCGTCCACACGGACAGAACCAACGAGGAAAACGATAGTTCAGGAGTGGTTCCCATCTGGTTCCCCGGTCAGCCGTCGCCGACCAGGGGTGTTCTCGTCGACACTCCGGCTCGAGGAACCCAGACAGTCAGGGAGCCGTGCGTCGAGACGCTGTGTGTGACCGACGACGCGTACCGCCGTCTTACGGTTCGCCGCCGTACCCTTCCCAGAGGGACTCCCCCTCTGCCTCGTAGTGGTTGAGCAGCTCCTCGAGGAACTCCTCGTAGGCCTCGTCCTCCCTGACGTGTTGGTCCATCCGTTCCTTTAGCTCCTCGCTCACTTCGATGGTCACACCCATGCGGAGTCGTTCGACCGCGAACCGAATAAAGGTGCCCTCGCTGGGGGTTGAGAGGCTCGAACGCGGTGAGCCCGCGGAATTCGTACACACGACCCGGCCGCTTGCTCCACGGCGACCGTCCCGGCCGCTGCCGCTGCCGAGCGACGAGGGGTGGGTCAGAACGGGTTCGTGAGGTACTGCTTCGGAATCGCGTTCCGCGCCGTGACGAGGGGGTCGACGACCTGGCTGATCTCGAGGCCGCCGACGAGACTGGAGAGCAGATACGCGTCGGTGGGGTCGAGGTCGTGTTCCCGTTCGAGCAGGCGAACCAGGTCGCGGTTCGCCCGTTCGACGGCGTCCGCCATCGTTTCGGCGCTCGCGATGGTCTTCCAGCTATCGGCCGTCTCCACGAGCGGCCGCTGGAGGGTAACCTCGGGGTCGTCGATGACCCGGACGGTCACGTCGACGTCGGTCCCAATTTCGGCGCCCGTGCCGCACATCTCGCCGTCGGCCATCGCCGCCTTCGAATCACCCATCGCCAGCATAGCGCCGTCCTGGAAGACGGGGAAGTACGCGGTCGTCCCAGTGGTCACGTCGGTCGTGTCGAGATTACCGCCGTGGTCGTGTGGGACGAGCGTCGAGTAGGTGTCGTCCTCGGGGGCGACGCCGATGGTCCCGACGACTGGCTGGATGTCGATTTCGAGGTCACCGAACGTGATGGAGTCACCCTCGACGTCCGTTATTCGCGTGTGTGGGTGTTCGATATCGTCGTGGTCCTGCAGGAGGCCGAACCCGGGGGTGGTGACGACGCGACCGCGGTCCTCGTTGACGCGGACCTCCTCGATTTCGACCTCGAGCACGTCGCCCGGCGTCGCGCCCTCGACCGCGACGGGGCCGGACGCGGGGTTGACGTCGTCGGGGACCGACTCCAGAACCTGGTCTTCGGTCTGGATCTCGCCGTCCAGGCTGTCTATCGTCTCGAACGTAAGTGAGGCCCCGTCCTCGACGGTGTCGGCGGCCTCGAGGTCCGGCGAGAACTCGTGGATGCACGCGTCCTCGTGAGATATCGTCGTTCGTTCCATCGCGAACTACTCCCTCCCGTCACCGACGCGGTGGCAGGCCGCGGCGTGACCCGCGCCGACTGCCGTGGTCACTGGTGTCTCCTGCTCGCACGGCGACGGGAACGCGTCTCTGACTGCGCTCTCCGCGCCGGTCACGTCACCGGACGCGAGACACGTTGCGGCTTCGCGGACGGCGTCGCGTTTCGCTTCGGGGAGGGCGTCGAGGCTGGTGGGGAGCGCGGACTCGACGACGTAGTCGGCGATTGCGTCCTCGTCTGTGGCCTGTCCCCGGGATTCGAGTCGGCTGCGAACGGCGTCGGGGTCGATCTCGCCGTCGAGTACGCGACACCGGAACGTGAACGCGTCACGGAACGTCTCCTGGTCCGCGGTCCAGTCGTCGGGCGGGACGACGGCGGGACACCGCGTGTGGAACCGGCACCCAGACGGCGGGTCGGCGGGCGACGGCACCGTCCCCTCGAGGGTGGTGCGTTCGGTGCGCCGGTCGGGGTCGATGCGCGGCACCGCAGACAGCAGGCTCTTCGTGTACGGGTGATGGGGGTCGTCGAACAGTTCCTCGACGGGTGCGACCTCCACGATCTCGCCGAGGTACATCACGGCGACGCGGTCGGCGACCTGCCGGACCACGCTCATGTCGTGGCTGATGAACAGCATCGACAGCCCGAGGTCCGCCTGCAGGTCCCCGAACAGGTTCAGGAGTTGGGCCTGCACCGAGACGTCGAGTGCGCTCACGGGTTCGTCCGCCACCAGCAGGTCGGGTTCGAGCGTGAGCGCGCGAGCGACCGCGATGCGCTGTTGCTGGCCGCCCGAGAACTGGTGGGGGTAGCGGTCGACGTGGGCCGCCTTCAGGCCGACGCGCTCGAGGAGGTCCTTTGCGCGCTCCGCGCGCTCCTCGTCGCTGTCCCCGACCCCGTGGACCTCCATCGGCGTGGTGATGATGTCACGGACGGTCTGCCGGGGGTTCAGCGACGCGAGCGGGTCCTGGAACACCATCTGGAGGTCGCGGCGATACGGCCGCATCTCGTCGTCCGAGAGCCCCGTGATGTCCTCACCGCGGTACTCGATGGTGCCCGCGGTCGGCTTCTCGAGGTTCAGGACTGTACGTCCGAGCGTGGACTTCCCGCAGCCCGACTCGCCGACCACCGCGACCGTCTCGCCCTCGCGGACGGTCAGGTCGACGCCGTCGACGGCCTTCACGCTCGGCGGGGCGCCGAGCAGGTCGTCGAGGACGCCGCTCGAGCGGTCGTAGTGTTTCTTCAGGTCGCGCAACTCCACGAGTGGCGCGTCCGTCGCCGTCGCGTCTGTGGTCGACTCGTTCGGTGTGTCAGTGCTCACAGTTGGTCCCTCTCAGTCGGTTTCTCACAATCGATCCCTGCCAGTTGGTGCCTCACAGCTGGTCCTCCTCGGGGCCGCGGCGGAGACACGCCGCCTCGTGGCCGCCCCCGTCGCCGACCTCGCGGAAGTCGGGTTCGCGCTCGTAGCACTCCCGGTCGGCCTCCGGACACCGCGGCGCGAAGTGACACGCGTAGTCGACGTCCACGAGGTCCGGGACGTTCCCCGGAATCGGCTCGAGTTCGTCGGTCGGCGCCTCCAGTTTCGGCGTGCTCGCGATGAGCCCCTGCGTGTAGGGGTGCTGGGGGTTCGCGAACAGTTCGCGGGCGTCCGCGCGCTCCACAATCTCTCCCGCGTACATCACGTTCACGACGTCGCACGTCTCCGCGACGACCGCGAGGTCGTGCGTGATGAGCAGGATCGACGTGTCGAAGGCCTCCTTCAGGCCCGCGAGTTCGTCCAGGATCTGGGCCTGGATGGTGACGTCGAGGGCCGTCGTCGGTTCGTCTGCCACCAGCAGGTCCGGTTCGCAGGACAGCGCCATCGCTATCATCGCGCGCTGGCGCATCCCGCCGGAGAACTCGTGGGGGTACTCCTCGGCGCGGCGTTCGGGCTCCGGAATCTCGACGGCCTCCAGCATCTCGATGGCCCGCTGCCACGCGTCCGAGTTCTTCGCCGCACCCAGGAGCTTTCGCTTGAACTCCGCGCCGAGGCTCACGGACTCTCCGACGTCCTGGTGGAGCCGCACCGTTTCGGCGATCTGTTCGCCGACGCTGAGCGTCGGGTTCAGGGAGTTCATCGGGTCCTGAAACACCATCGCGAGGCTCCCGCCGCGGATGTGTTGCATCGCCGCCTCGTCGGCGCGGCGCAGGTCCACGTAGCCGCTCTCGACTTCCACGTCGTCCCCGACCGCTGCTGGGTGATTGCTCGCGACATCTCCGGCCGCGCCGGCACCGTCGGTCGCACGCGAATCGTCCCGAACGTCCGGCGCAACGTTGACGTCCTCCACGACGACGAACCCGCTCTCTACGGGGTCGTCGGGCGTGCGAACGGCGTCCGGGCATTCCCGTGCGAGCGTCTCGACGGCGTCCGCCGACCGGAACCGCACTTCGCCGCCGACGACCTCCCCGGGGTCGTCGACCAGGCCCATCGTGCTCTCCGCGAGCACGCTCTTCCCGGACCCGGACTCCCCGACGAGACCGGCGATCTCGCCGCGCCCGATGTCGAGGTCGACGCCGTCGACGGCTTCGACGACGCCGCGCGGCGTGTCGAACTGCGTTTCGAGCCCACGAGTCGACAGCAGGGGGTCACTCATCGCTCCTCCACCTCCCCTTCGCTCACGTCGAACACGTCTCTGAGGCCGTCACCGAACATGTTGAACGAGAGAACCGTGATCATGATCGCGAGACCGGGAATCACCGAGATCCACCACGCCCGACGGATGAACATCCTGCCGTCCGACAGCAGCAGTCCCCACGTCGGTGTCGTCGGCCGCACACCCAGGCCCAGGAAGGACAACCCAGCCTCGGCGAGGATGGCGAGCGGAATCATCAGCGTCGCCTGCACGATGAGCGGCGCCACCGCGTTCGGGAGTATCTCCCGCAGCATCATCCGCCGGTCGGTCATCCCGATGGCGCGCGCGGCCGTCACGTACTCCTCCTCGCGGATCGACAGCACCTCGCCGCGCACGAGGCGCGCGAAGTCGTCGATGTACGCGATGCCGATCGCGATGATGACGTTTTCCACCCCGAGTCCGCCCATCACGGCGATGATGCCGATGCCGAGGATGAGTTCGGGGAACGCCCACTGGAAGTCGACGTACCGCAT encodes:
- a CDS encoding LLM class flavin-dependent oxidoreductase, coding for MDASIVDLAPMPADGSATEAFERTVERAQHAEDLGYSRFWVAEHHDFTDSVASTTPEALISHVAAKTEDIRVGSGTVLLNHYSPYKVAETFSVLDALAPGRIDLGVGRATGSPASDLALQQDRSQQRRGTDDHAEKIHEVAAHLYDGFEADHPFSDLQLARAAETIPDVWVLGSSPSSAAIAGELGLRYCFAAFIRPGPAVEAFETYRENFEPSSFGAGPEEPRGAIAVNVTCAPTDEEAARLRATAEASHELLRSGRVDQLPLHSVEDAIDVLGGVPDPTPMPIEPGEWPRAVSGSPETVREQLDQMTDQTGVEEVVIQSQLADHEDTLRSHELLADALDLTPR
- the dps gene encoding DNA starvation/stationary phase protection protein Dps, translated to MTHHQQHAGQSTQTNLYWTAVDLPEESRVAVIQTLNRALAATTDLQSQAKFAHWNVKGLDFYQLHLLFDELAETLSEHVDLLAERATALGGQAMGTTRMAARESHIPEPPANAVDEGEYLEWLTDHVAQHANALRRHIDDTAGFGDEDTADLFTELSREVDKYLYFLESHLQTAVEGQVSATGGETGVGGNRPSGGQTGDTPMGDSRMGSAQSSGTRGAGTQSGGAQTGDTQSGGAQTRGRRPAGADGGTRFEERGRRTQHRDW
- a CDS encoding DUF7557 family protein; the protein is MGVTIEVSEELKERMDQHVREDEAYEEFLEELLNHYEAEGESLWEGYGGEP
- a CDS encoding acetamidase/formamidase family protein, whose amino-acid sequence is MERTTISHEDACIHEFSPDLEAADTVEDGASLTFETIDSLDGEIQTEDQVLESVPDDVNPASGPVAVEGATPGDVLEVEIEEVRVNEDRGRVVTTPGFGLLQDHDDIEHPHTRITDVEGDSITFGDLEIDIQPVVGTIGVAPEDDTYSTLVPHDHGGNLDTTDVTTGTTAYFPVFQDGAMLAMGDSKAAMADGEMCGTGAEIGTDVDVTVRVIDDPEVTLQRPLVETADSWKTIASAETMADAVERANRDLVRLLEREHDLDPTDAYLLSSLVGGLEISQVVDPLVTARNAIPKQYLTNPF
- a CDS encoding ABC transporter ATP-binding protein gives rise to the protein MSTDTPNESTTDATATDAPLVELRDLKKHYDRSSGVLDDLLGAPPSVKAVDGVDLTVREGETVAVVGESGCGKSTLGRTVLNLEKPTAGTIEYRGEDITGLSDDEMRPYRRDLQMVFQDPLASLNPRQTVRDIITTPMEVHGVGDSDEERAERAKDLLERVGLKAAHVDRYPHQFSGGQQQRIAVARALTLEPDLLVADEPVSALDVSVQAQLLNLFGDLQADLGLSMLFISHDMSVVRQVADRVAVMYLGEIVEVAPVEELFDDPHHPYTKSLLSAVPRIDPDRRTERTTLEGTVPSPADPPSGCRFHTRCPAVVPPDDWTADQETFRDAFTFRCRVLDGEIDPDAVRSRLESRGQATDEDAIADYVVESALPTSLDALPEAKRDAVREAATCLASGDVTGAESAVRDAFPSPCEQETPVTTAVGAGHAAACHRVGDGRE
- a CDS encoding ABC transporter ATP-binding protein codes for the protein MSDPLLSTRGLETQFDTPRGVVEAVDGVDLDIGRGEIAGLVGESGSGKSVLAESTMGLVDDPGEVVGGEVRFRSADAVETLARECPDAVRTPDDPVESGFVVVEDVNVAPDVRDDSRATDGAGAAGDVASNHPAAVGDDVEVESGYVDLRRADEAAMQHIRGGSLAMVFQDPMNSLNPTLSVGEQIAETVRLHQDVGESVSLGAEFKRKLLGAAKNSDAWQRAIEMLEAVEIPEPERRAEEYPHEFSGGMRQRAMIAMALSCEPDLLVADEPTTALDVTIQAQILDELAGLKEAFDTSILLITHDLAVVAETCDVVNVMYAGEIVERADARELFANPQHPYTQGLIASTPKLEAPTDELEPIPGNVPDLVDVDYACHFAPRCPEADRECYEREPDFREVGDGGGHEAACLRRGPEEDQL